A section of the Kribbella sp. HUAS MG21 genome encodes:
- a CDS encoding ammonium transporter, translating to MTLMEINAGDTAWVLASAALVMLMTPGLAFFYGGMVRVKSVLNMMMMSFVTIAVVTILWVLVGYSLTFGGDTGHVIGNFSEVGLSGLLAPEAVTGTTPTLAFVAFQLMFAIITPALISGAIADRATFRGWIVFVVGWTLLVYFPVAHSVWFLDDGNGGWIGDKLKAIDFAGGTAVHVNAGAAALALAIVLGKRIGWKKDPMRPHSLPLVLLGAGLLWFGWFGFNAGSALSAGTTAAVTFVNTQVATAAAVIGWLIVERITHGKATTLGLASGAVAGLVAITPACGAVTPVGAIILGLFAGGICAFAVSLKYKLGFDDSLDVVGVHLVGGLFGSLAIGLLGTAAAPSAVDGLFYGGGASQLGKQALANLVVGVYSFAVAFVLGKVIDKTIGFRLKEDDEVTGVDQVEHAETAYDYLSAAGLRGALSARPAAAAATADKENGTTEASEKEEANA from the coding sequence ATGACGTTGATGGAGATCAACGCCGGCGATACCGCCTGGGTGCTGGCCAGTGCCGCCCTGGTGATGCTGATGACCCCGGGACTGGCTTTCTTCTACGGCGGCATGGTGCGCGTGAAGAGCGTGCTGAACATGATGATGATGAGTTTCGTCACCATCGCCGTCGTCACGATCCTGTGGGTGCTGGTCGGTTACTCGCTGACGTTCGGCGGTGACACCGGCCATGTGATCGGGAACTTCTCCGAGGTCGGGCTGTCCGGCCTGCTCGCGCCGGAGGCAGTGACCGGGACGACGCCCACGCTCGCCTTCGTCGCCTTCCAGCTGATGTTCGCGATCATCACGCCCGCGCTCATCTCCGGCGCGATCGCCGACCGGGCGACGTTCCGCGGCTGGATCGTGTTCGTGGTCGGCTGGACGCTGCTGGTGTACTTCCCGGTCGCGCACTCGGTCTGGTTCCTCGACGACGGCAACGGTGGCTGGATCGGCGACAAGCTGAAGGCGATCGACTTCGCCGGCGGTACGGCGGTGCACGTGAACGCCGGTGCCGCCGCGCTGGCCCTGGCGATCGTGCTCGGCAAGCGGATCGGCTGGAAGAAGGACCCGATGCGGCCGCACAGCCTGCCGCTGGTGCTGCTCGGCGCCGGCCTGCTGTGGTTCGGCTGGTTCGGCTTCAACGCCGGCTCCGCGCTGAGCGCCGGCACCACCGCCGCGGTCACCTTCGTGAACACCCAGGTCGCCACCGCCGCGGCGGTCATCGGCTGGCTGATCGTGGAGCGGATCACGCACGGCAAGGCCACCACGCTCGGCCTGGCGTCCGGTGCGGTCGCCGGTCTGGTCGCGATCACCCCGGCCTGTGGCGCGGTCACCCCGGTCGGCGCGATCATCCTCGGCCTGTTCGCCGGTGGCATCTGCGCCTTCGCGGTGTCGCTGAAGTACAAGCTCGGCTTCGACGACTCGCTCGACGTGGTCGGTGTCCACCTGGTCGGCGGTCTGTTCGGCTCGCTGGCGATCGGTCTGCTCGGCACGGCGGCGGCCCCGTCCGCGGTCGACGGCCTGTTCTACGGCGGCGGCGCGTCCCAGCTCGGCAAGCAGGCACTGGCCAACCTGGTGGTCGGCGTCTACTCCTTCGCCGTGGCGTTCGTGCTCGGCAAGGTGATCGACAAGACCATCGGCTTCCGCCTCAAGGAGGACGACGAGGTCACCGGTGTCGACCAGGTCGAGCACGCCGAGACGGCGTACGACTACCTGAGCGCCGCGGGTCTGCGCGGCGCGCTGTCCGCCCGGCCCGCCGCCGCGGCCGCCACGGCGGACAAGGAGAATGGCACCACCGAGGCGTCCGAGAAAGAAGAGGCGAACGCATGA
- a CDS encoding P-II family nitrogen regulator has protein sequence MKLITAVVKPHKLEDVRAALETFGVTGMTVTEASGYGRQKGHTEVYRGAEYEVDLVPKVRLEVVVEDGDSADVVDVIVKAAQTGKIGDGKVWVTPVETIVRVRTGELDGDAL, from the coding sequence ATGAAGCTGATCACCGCGGTGGTCAAGCCGCACAAGCTGGAGGACGTCCGGGCCGCGCTGGAGACGTTCGGCGTCACCGGCATGACCGTGACCGAGGCGAGCGGCTACGGCCGGCAGAAGGGTCACACCGAGGTCTACCGCGGCGCGGAGTACGAGGTGGACCTGGTGCCGAAGGTACGGCTCGAGGTCGTCGTCGAGGACGGTGACAGCGCCGACGTCGTGGACGTGATCGTGAAGGCCGCGCAGACCGGCAAGATCGGTGACGGCAAGGTGTGGGTGACGCCGGTCGAGACGATCGTCCGGGTCCGTACCGGAGAGCTGGACGGAGACGCGCTCTAG
- a CDS encoding [protein-PII] uridylyltransferase, producing MIDRAEQRRGRAEEADALLQLLLAKACDALGVPTEGVALVAVGGYGREELSPYSDLDVMLVHAEGYPRIDELAAQIWYPLWDSRTKLDHSVRTLDEARQAAASDDRVALGLLDARHVAGDSHLTLQLRSVLMADWRRTAKSRLPALAQACRDRASTVGELAHLAEPDLKEAYGGLRDAVVLRALVASWLVDVPHPVVERARRDLLEIRDALHEVAGRATDRLVADLAGEVATGLGLSGRDELLRHVYATGRTLAHVCDVSWRRVESLMTKPPRSRRRQRTGGPLLLALDEGVGQHEGEVVLMPDARPERDPVLGLRAAAVAADRELVLSPAVCARLATSAADLPEPWPREAQRLLCALLGAGRGLLEVWEALDQAGYISRILPEWDAVRFRPPQSAIHRFTVDRHLLETCVEASSMVRDVRRPDLLLVAALLHDLGKALDGDHSVTGAGIAARVARRFGFNEADADTITLLVRQHLMLAQVATRRDLEDPMTVDMVVGIVRSTETLDLLEALTYADARAAGPAASSPWRMRLVGELCRRVRSELAGGGEGMWTEAPPVPVPELHQVVGVGRLGITVTDHHGDLRVSVAVPDQVGTLSTVAAVLAVERLAVRSAVITSVDGLGISQWTVAGSPPDPVRLRDRLAVALRDASDVVRRLAARDSSTTPRVASRVDLLPGASETATVLQVRAHDRPGLLYDVTAAIAATGADIRSAHVSTLGAECVDVFYLTDRHGAPLEAEDARTTAKSVLDRLSF from the coding sequence ATGATCGATCGGGCAGAGCAGCGGCGCGGTCGTGCCGAAGAGGCCGACGCGCTGCTGCAACTGCTGCTCGCGAAGGCTTGCGACGCCCTCGGTGTGCCCACCGAGGGCGTCGCGCTGGTCGCGGTGGGCGGCTACGGGCGCGAGGAGCTGTCGCCGTACAGCGACCTCGACGTGATGCTCGTGCACGCCGAGGGGTACCCGCGGATCGACGAGCTCGCCGCCCAGATCTGGTACCCGCTGTGGGACTCCCGGACCAAGCTGGACCACAGCGTTCGCACGCTGGACGAGGCGCGGCAGGCCGCCGCTTCCGACGACCGGGTCGCGCTGGGCCTGTTGGACGCGCGCCATGTCGCGGGGGACTCGCACCTCACGCTGCAGCTGCGTTCGGTGCTGATGGCGGACTGGCGACGTACTGCGAAGTCCCGGCTGCCCGCGCTCGCACAGGCGTGCCGCGACCGGGCCTCGACGGTCGGAGAGCTCGCGCACCTCGCGGAGCCCGACCTGAAGGAGGCGTACGGCGGCCTGCGCGATGCCGTCGTACTGCGTGCCTTGGTGGCCTCCTGGTTGGTCGACGTACCGCATCCCGTGGTGGAGCGCGCGCGGCGCGACCTGCTCGAGATCCGAGACGCCCTGCACGAGGTGGCCGGGCGGGCGACGGACCGGCTCGTGGCCGACCTGGCGGGTGAGGTGGCGACCGGGCTCGGGTTGTCTGGCCGGGACGAGTTGTTGCGGCACGTGTACGCGACCGGACGCACGCTCGCGCACGTGTGCGACGTGTCCTGGCGGCGCGTCGAGAGCCTGATGACCAAGCCGCCGCGGTCCCGGCGGCGACAGCGGACCGGCGGGCCGTTGCTGCTCGCGTTGGACGAGGGAGTGGGCCAGCACGAAGGTGAGGTCGTGCTGATGCCGGATGCGCGGCCAGAACGTGATCCGGTGCTCGGACTCCGCGCTGCGGCCGTGGCTGCGGATCGCGAGCTGGTGCTGTCGCCTGCTGTGTGCGCGCGCCTGGCGACGTCGGCCGCGGACCTGCCCGAGCCGTGGCCGCGGGAGGCCCAGCGGTTGCTGTGCGCGCTGCTCGGCGCCGGCCGCGGGCTGCTCGAGGTCTGGGAGGCGCTGGACCAGGCCGGGTACATCTCGCGCATCCTGCCGGAGTGGGACGCCGTACGGTTCCGGCCGCCGCAGTCGGCGATCCACCGGTTCACCGTCGACCGGCACCTGCTGGAGACCTGCGTCGAGGCGTCGTCGATGGTGCGCGACGTACGGCGACCTGACCTGTTGCTGGTCGCCGCACTGCTGCACGACCTCGGCAAGGCGCTCGACGGTGACCACAGCGTCACCGGAGCCGGCATCGCGGCCCGGGTCGCGCGGCGGTTCGGCTTCAACGAGGCGGACGCCGACACCATCACGCTGCTGGTCCGCCAGCACCTGATGCTCGCGCAGGTCGCCACCCGCCGCGACCTGGAGGACCCGATGACCGTCGACATGGTCGTCGGGATCGTCCGTAGTACCGAGACGCTGGACCTGCTGGAGGCGCTCACGTACGCCGATGCACGCGCAGCAGGCCCTGCTGCGTCGTCGCCGTGGCGGATGCGGCTGGTGGGGGAGCTGTGCCGGCGAGTGCGTTCGGAGCTCGCAGGTGGCGGCGAAGGCATGTGGACCGAGGCGCCGCCAGTACCTGTGCCAGAGCTGCACCAGGTAGTGGGCGTAGGGCGGCTCGGAATCACCGTGACCGACCACCACGGCGACCTGCGGGTGAGCGTCGCCGTACCCGACCAGGTGGGCACGCTGTCGACCGTCGCCGCAGTGCTGGCGGTAGAGCGGCTGGCTGTGCGGTCTGCGGTCATCACGTCCGTTGACGGCTTGGGCATCTCGCAGTGGACCGTTGCCGGTTCGCCTCCCGATCCGGTGCGGCTGCGCGACCGGCTCGCAGTGGCGCTCCGGGACGCGAGCGACGTCGTACGGCGGTTGGCTGCCCGAGACTCGTCGACCACGCCGCGGGTGGCGAGCCGGGTCGACCTCCTGCCGGGGGCCTCGGAGACGGCGACCGTGTTGCAGGTACGGGCGCATGACCGTCCAGGGCTGCTGTACGACGTGACAGCGGCGATCGCTGCCACCGGCGCTGACATCCGCTCCGCGCATGTCAGCACGCTCGGTGCGGAGTGCGTGGACGTGTTCTACCTGACGGATCGCCACGGTGCTCCGCTGGAGGCGGAGGACGCGCGGACGACGGCCAAGTCGGTGCTGGATCGCCTGAGCTTCTAG
- a CDS encoding DUF2332 domain-containing protein: MDVVEALQRQATACEDLGSPMYAELLRLIVDDYEVGGVSVQVLAGYEDRSFGEAVALRLLAAVHGLVLSGAVPELAAFYPSTGGTWDPVLGWEAFEQVLQSRLGEVRSLLTQPPQTNEVGRSTSLYGGLLHLVQAVPLPVRLFEIGASGGLNLRADRFRYVADGTSYGPADSPVVFDPAWSGQVPAVELRIAERVGCDIAPVNPLSTEGALTLTSYVWPDMPERLARLRGALEVARQVPADVRREDAVSFLNGLELSQGHVTVVWHSIMWQYLRRADRTAVEARLAELGAQATESTPLAHLRLEPHHVISHERGAEGWEYRVDLQTWPGGEHRVLGHAAPHGQELVWGSD; the protein is encoded by the coding sequence GTGGATGTTGTGGAGGCTCTGCAGCGACAAGCGACCGCCTGCGAGGACCTGGGGTCCCCGATGTACGCCGAGTTGCTGCGGCTGATCGTCGACGACTACGAGGTCGGTGGCGTGTCGGTCCAGGTGCTGGCCGGGTACGAGGACCGGTCGTTCGGTGAGGCGGTCGCGCTGCGGCTACTGGCGGCCGTGCACGGACTGGTGCTGTCGGGAGCGGTGCCGGAGCTGGCGGCGTTCTATCCGAGTACGGGCGGGACGTGGGACCCGGTGCTCGGCTGGGAGGCGTTCGAGCAGGTCCTGCAGTCGCGGCTGGGGGAGGTGCGGTCGCTACTGACGCAGCCGCCGCAGACGAACGAGGTGGGCCGGTCGACGTCGCTGTACGGCGGCCTGCTGCACCTGGTGCAGGCGGTACCGCTGCCGGTGCGGCTGTTCGAGATCGGCGCATCGGGCGGGCTGAACTTGCGCGCGGACCGCTTCCGGTACGTCGCCGACGGAACGTCGTACGGCCCGGCTGACAGTCCGGTGGTGTTCGACCCGGCGTGGTCCGGTCAGGTGCCGGCGGTGGAGCTGCGGATCGCCGAGCGCGTCGGGTGCGACATCGCGCCGGTGAACCCGCTGTCGACGGAGGGCGCGCTGACGTTGACGTCGTACGTCTGGCCGGACATGCCCGAGCGGCTGGCGCGGCTGCGTGGTGCGCTGGAGGTCGCGCGACAGGTGCCGGCCGACGTACGGCGGGAGGACGCGGTCTCGTTCCTCAACGGCCTGGAGCTGTCGCAGGGGCACGTGACGGTCGTGTGGCACTCGATCATGTGGCAGTACCTGCGGCGGGCGGACCGCACCGCCGTGGAGGCGCGGCTGGCGGAGCTGGGCGCCCAGGCGACCGAATCCACCCCACTGGCGCACTTGCGTCTCGAACCGCACCACGTCATCTCCCACGAGCGCGGCGCCGAGGGCTGGGAGTACCGCGTTGACCTCCAGACCTGGCCGGGCGGCGAGCACCGGGTCCTCGGGCACGCCGCACCTCACGGCCAGGAACTGGTCTGGGGCTCCGACTGA
- a CDS encoding arginase family protein, translating into MRVVLDGPSNLGLRMPVPGVVPGCYKLAGALRDRGLVGRIGAVDGGCVTPPRYDMHDWKPGDGVFNAAGMAVYTQRVADRVARFVAEGKFVVLLGGECSNLLGPALGLKRLGRYGVAYLDGHSDFRTVGNSPYVGAAGGEALALVTGRGQDDLTDLEGLGPYTRDTDAVLLGIRADDEYVADVERAGIPVWPAAAIAKDPDAAARKTLEHLERDELDGFWVHLDVDILDAAIMPAVDSPDPGGIDHDQLRAVLRPLLASPKCVGFDIGIFDPDLDPDGQYAAELTDTLVAALQTA; encoded by the coding sequence ATGCGGGTTGTGCTGGACGGGCCTTCCAACCTGGGGTTGCGGATGCCGGTGCCGGGGGTGGTGCCGGGGTGCTACAAGTTGGCGGGGGCATTGCGGGACCGGGGGCTGGTCGGGCGGATCGGGGCGGTGGACGGCGGGTGTGTGACGCCGCCGCGGTACGACATGCACGACTGGAAGCCGGGTGACGGGGTGTTCAACGCGGCGGGGATGGCCGTGTACACGCAGCGGGTGGCGGATCGGGTGGCGCGGTTCGTCGCGGAGGGGAAGTTCGTGGTGTTGCTGGGCGGGGAGTGCAGCAACCTCCTCGGTCCGGCATTGGGATTGAAGCGGCTCGGGCGGTACGGCGTCGCGTATCTGGACGGGCATTCGGACTTCCGGACCGTCGGCAATTCGCCGTACGTCGGGGCGGCCGGCGGCGAGGCGCTGGCGCTGGTGACCGGGCGTGGGCAGGACGATCTGACCGATCTGGAAGGGCTCGGGCCCTACACCCGCGACACGGACGCCGTGCTGCTCGGGATCCGGGCGGACGACGAGTACGTCGCGGACGTCGAGCGGGCCGGGATCCCGGTGTGGCCGGCGGCGGCGATCGCGAAAGATCCGGATGCGGCGGCCCGGAAGACGCTGGAACACCTCGAGCGGGACGAGCTGGACGGGTTCTGGGTGCATCTCGACGTGGACATCCTGGACGCCGCGATCATGCCGGCCGTCGACAGTCCGGACCCGGGCGGGATCGACCACGACCAGTTGCGCGCAGTGCTGCGGCCCCTGCTCGCGTCGCCGAAGTGCGTCGGTTTCGACATCGGCATCTTCGACCCCGACCTCGATCCGGACGGGCAGTACGCCGCCGAACTCACCGACACCCTCGTCGCCGCCCTCCAGACCGCGTAG